The following nucleotide sequence is from Synechococcus sp. CBW1004.
TTGGCGGCATCCGCCGCCACTTCCGTTGCCTCCACTGCCGCCGCTGTCGCGGCACCTCGGCCACGCAGGGCAGCGATGCTGGAAGCCACTGGGAGAGATCCGGTGGCAGCAGAACGACGGCCGTTGATCGGGGTGACGGGCGCCGGTGAGGGTGCCGATCCCAGGGCGCTGGAGGCGGACGGTCCGGAGACACCTGATTCCACCCTGCCGGTGGCTCTGGTGCAGCTGCAGGCTGGCGAGGACGCCGCTGCCAACCGGCTCCATGCCGAGTCCTGGCTGGAGCGGGCGCTTGAGCCCCCGGCCGGCACGGCCCGGCCGCGGCTGCTGATGCTGCCGGAGATCTGGAACGCCCCCTACGCGGCGGCGCGCTTCGGGGCGTACGCCGAGCCGATCCCGGAGCCGGGCGGCCTTCTGCTGGAGGGGCCTTCGCCGTCGCTGGCCATGGTGGCGCGGCTGGCGGTGCGCCATGGGGTGAGCGTGATCGCCGGCTCGATCCCCGAACGCGGTGCCGATGGCCGCCTGTACAACACCGCCACCGTGATCGATCGGGAGGGCCGCCTGCGTGCGAAGCACCGCAAGGTGCATCTGTTCGACGTGGATGTGCCCGGCGGCATCCGCTTCATGGAATCCGACAGCCTCACGGCTGGCGATCGGCTGACGGTGCTCGGCGGCGCGGGCGATCCGCTGGCCACCGGCCTGGCGCAGCCGCCGAACCTGGGCCTGTTGATCTGTTACGACATCCGATTCCCCGAGCTGGCCCTGCTGATGCAGCAGCGGCTCGGCGCCACCCTGCTGGCCTGCCCCGCCGCCTTCAACACCACCACCGGTCCGCGCCACTGGCATCTGGTGATGCGCGCCCGCGCCGTGGACACCCAGTGCTTCGTGCTGGCCTGCTCCAGCGCCCGGCCGGCCGGCGGTGAGGGCTACCCCAGCTACGGCCATTCGCTGGTGGTGGATCCTTGGGGACAGGTGCTGGCCGAGGCGGGAACCGGCGAGCAGGTGCTGCATGTCCAGCTGGATCTGAGCCAGGTGGCGCTGGCGCGCCAGGCGATCCCCACGGGACATCAGCGCCGCGCCGATCTCTACCGGCTGACGACGCTCTGATGGTCTGGCCTGTCCGCGAGACAGCCTGCGCGGGCCTTTGCCGTGGAGGTGGGCAACGCGCTGATGGGGTTCCGGCAGCAGGCTGACGGCGGCGATGCCCCGGAGTCCGTAGGGTCCCTCACAGACGCACGCGCAAGCCGGCAATGAAGGAGATCAGCATGGCGGAGCTGCTGGGGCGCTGGCTGGCCCGCGGCGCCCTGGCCTCGGGGGTGATCGCCGTTGTGGTGTGGCTCACCTGGGTGATGCTCGATCTGAAGCATCTGCAGTCGGGTTTCACGCTGCCGTAGCGGTGAGCCGGCGTCCGCTCCCTTGGGCTCAGTCCACGAAGCGCCGGTAGAGCCAGCGCACGAAGCCGCCGACCACGGGCACCGGTTCGAAGGTGGGGCCGACGAAATCGAAGTAGTCGCGGTGATCCACGATCCTGCCGTCGCTGTTGAAGCGCAGGCGGGTGGTGCCGGGATAGATGAATTCGATCCCCTTGATCTTCAGCCCCATCTCCCACTCCACGAAGGCGGTGTCGCCGTCGATGGCGATCGCACCGGGCGTCAGATAGGTGTCGTCGCACCGTTGGATCAGCCCCTCCTGGGCCTTCAGGTAGGCGTCGATGCCCTGGCGCTCCTGGGTGGGGTCCTGGAAGTGCACGTCATCGGCGTAGAGCGCCCGCCAC
It contains:
- a CDS encoding carbon-nitrogen hydrolase family protein translates to MLEATGRDPVAAERRPLIGVTGAGEGADPRALEADGPETPDSTLPVALVQLQAGEDAAANRLHAESWLERALEPPAGTARPRLLMLPEIWNAPYAAARFGAYAEPIPEPGGLLLEGPSPSLAMVARLAVRHGVSVIAGSIPERGADGRLYNTATVIDREGRLRAKHRKVHLFDVDVPGGIRFMESDSLTAGDRLTVLGGAGDPLATGLAQPPNLGLLICYDIRFPELALLMQQRLGATLLACPAAFNTTTGPRHWHLVMRARAVDTQCFVLACSSARPAGGEGYPSYGHSLVVDPWGQVLAEAGTGEQVLHVQLDLSQVALARQAIPTGHQRRADLYRLTTL
- a CDS encoding nuclear transport factor 2 family protein; this encodes MDTASLRALFSKPYGAPAPSEEQWRALYADDVHFQDPTQERQGIDAYLKAQEGLIQRCDDTYLTPGAIAIDGDTAFVEWEMGLKIKGIEFIYPGTTRLRFNSDGRIVDHRDYFDFVGPTFEPVPVVGGFVRWLYRRFVD